One Ignavibacterium sp. DNA segment encodes these proteins:
- a CDS encoding DUF134 domain-containing protein — MARPEKKRHIRCKPACYYFKPTGIPMYELEEIELAKDELEALRLADFNELFQEDAALKMNISRATFGRIIMRAHHKIADAIINGKAIKIQETLPEPLREKLKAPRKKCRRKNGYKDS, encoded by the coding sequence ATGGCAAGACCAGAAAAGAAAAGACATATAAGATGTAAGCCTGCCTGTTACTATTTCAAACCAACCGGAATTCCAATGTACGAACTTGAAGAGATAGAGCTTGCAAAAGATGAGTTGGAGGCTCTCCGGCTTGCAGATTTTAATGAGCTCTTTCAGGAAGATGCTGCTTTAAAAATGAATATATCACGAGCCACTTTCGGCAGAATAATTATGAGAGCACATCACAAAATTGCTGATGCAATCATAAATGGTAAAGCCATTAAAATTCAGGAAACCCTTCCTGAGCCACTAAGGGAAAAATTAAAAGCACCTCGAAAAAAATGCAGAAGAAAAAATGGATATAAAGACAGTTAA
- a CDS encoding NifB/NifX family molybdenum-iron cluster-binding protein produces the protein MKIAVATNDETRIAGHVGRCKGFLVFETENNKIVNKEIRTNTFTHHRQHEHNHHEQHHAQKHEHSHHSLIEGLNDCEVLIFNHGGWRLIEDLKANNIKPILTDEVLAEDAVRKYIDGALVINEDNICQGHHH, from the coding sequence ATGAAAATAGCAGTAGCAACAAACGATGAAACCAGAATTGCCGGGCATGTTGGCAGATGCAAAGGATTTCTTGTCTTTGAAACAGAAAACAATAAAATCGTTAACAAAGAAATCAGGACAAATACTTTTACTCATCATAGGCAGCACGAACACAATCACCACGAACAACATCACGCTCAGAAACATGAGCATAGCCATCATTCCCTGATAGAGGGGTTAAATGATTGTGAGGTTTTAATATTTAATCATGGGGGTTGGAGATTAATAGAAGACCTTAAGGCAAATAATATTAAACCTATTCTAACTGACGAAGTTTTAGCAGAGGATGCTGTCCGGAAATATATTGATGGTGCGTTGGTTATCAATGAAGATAATATTTGCCAGGGACATCATCATTAA
- a CDS encoding RNA-binding protein translates to MNIFVGNLTNDVTEEDLTNLFSEFGQVKEVKIIRDMFTQQTKGFGFVEMPGLAEAQKAIDGINTREFKGKKLVVNEARPKTDSRKRFSGGGRSGGGQGNRRRY, encoded by the coding sequence ATGAATATTTTCGTTGGTAATTTAACTAACGATGTTACAGAAGAAGATTTAACAAATCTTTTTTCAGAGTTCGGACAGGTTAAAGAAGTAAAAATCATTCGTGATATGTTTACACAGCAAACTAAAGGATTTGGATTTGTTGAAATGCCAGGGCTTGCCGAGGCACAGAAAGCAATCGATGGAATTAACACAAGAGAGTTTAAGGGTAAAAAACTTGTTGTTAATGAAGCACGCCCAAAAACAGACAGCAGAAAACGTTTTTCTGGCGGCGGAAGATCCGGCGGCGGACAGGGAAACCGAAGAAGATATTAA